Below is a genomic region from Catenuloplanes atrovinosus.
GCGGAGTACACGGCGCTGACCGGGGAGTTCCGGATCGAGCCCGCGCTGGAGAAGCTGCTCAGCCGATCGTGATCGTGTACGCCGCGGTGTGCACCACGCCGTCCACCTGGAAGTCGAAGAACGCGCGGTAGCGGCCCTTACTCGGCGCGGCCAGCCAGAACTTCACGGCGCCGTCCACGGTGAGCCGGTCCTCCGGGTGCACGTGGACGTAGCCGAGGTCGCCCTCGCGCAGCACCACCAGATGCCCGTTGGCGCCCAGGTACGGCTCCGGCCGCACGAGCGCGCCGTTCCGCCGTACCGTGAAGATCATCGGCTGAACCGAGCCGAGCATGGGCGTGCCGGCCAGCTCCACCTCGAACCCGCCGGCGGTGGCCGCCGGCGCGGGCGCGGGCAGCGGCACCGCCGCGTAGTCGCCGCCGACCGAGAGATCCACGCCGAGCGTGCCGGCGACCTGCGCGCCGGCCGCGGTGGTGGCCGTGAAGTCGGCGAAGACGCGCCACGTGCCCGCGGTGGGCAGCGCCAGCTCGGTGCTCCAGGTGCCGTCCGGCGCCAGCTCCGGGTGCAGGTGCTGGTATCCGGACAGGTCGCGGCGCACCACGATCAGGTGCAGGCGCTTGTCGTGCACCACGGCGAAGTCGGTCACCGGCGTGCCGTCCGCGGTCTGTATGACGAACCGGAACGGCGCCCGCGGGGACGGCGCCGGGAACGCGGTCTCGGCCGGCACCAGCCGGAAGTCCGCGGAACCGACCACCAGGCCGCCGACGTCGCCCGCGGCCGGGTTGCCACCGGCCGCGCCGCCGGCCGTGACGCCGGTGCCGCCGCTGGCGCCGCCGTGCGAGTGCGGCGCCACGCCGGGCGCGTCCGTGTGCACCGCGTTCGCCCCGGTCGCGGCCGGCAGCGGCGCGGGCTCGGCGGAGCCGCCGGAGGTGATCCGGCCCAGGCCGAACCCGGCGAGCACGGCCAGCACCACGCCGCCGACCACGCCGAGCAGGCGCATCGAGGTGCGCTCGTCCGGCGCGGCGCCGGTTTCGACCTCCGGGGCGGTGCCGGTCTCGGACCCGGCGTCAGGCATCGGCCGAGGCCAGCTCGTAGCCCGCCTCGTCCACGGCCGTGCGGACCTCGTCGATGGGGAGCGGGCCGTCGCTGGTGACGGTCACGGTGCCGGTCGGCAGGTCGACGCTCACCTCGTGCACGCCCGGCAGCTGGGTGAGCTCGCCGGTGACCGCCTGCACGCAGTGCGCGCAGGTCATTCCCGTGACGGCGTAGGTGTTGGTGACGGACATAGCGCACACTCCCTCGGGCTCGATCGATCCGACTATACCCCCCGGTGGTATACGCGCCTCCCGGGCCGGGAGCCTCGTTGATCCGGTGTGCTCTCCTCCGCCATCACGCGAGCCGGCCGGGTCGCATTGATCGCCGCGGTCCTGATCGGCGCGTCCGCCGTCCCGGCCGGTGCCGACCCGGATGCACCCCCGTCCGTGCAGGAGCTGCGGCAACGGCTCGCGGCCGCGGCGCACGAGCTGGAAGTGGTGATCGAGGAGCACAACGCGCTCCGCGAGGACCTGGCCGACACGGAACGGCGCCGGCGGGAGATCGGCGCGGAGAAGGCACCGGTCGAGTTCGCCATGGTGGAGCGGCAGGAGCGGATCGGCGCGCTGGCCGCCGCCGCGTACCGGTCGTCCGGCAACGCCCGCGCCGTGATGATCGCCGCCGGCGGCGGCTCGGACATGGTCGAGCGCCTGCTCACGCTGGACGTGCTGGCCCGCGACCAGCACCGCGCGCTCGAAGATCTCGCCGAGTCCCGGGCACGGTACGCCGCGATGGAGCGGGAGGCCGAGACGCTGGCCGAGAAGCAGCGCGAGCAGCAGGTCGAGCTGACGCTGCGCAAGCGGGAGATCGAGAAGGAGATCGACCGCCTGCACCACCTGCGCCTCGCCTCCGGCGAACGGGTCCGCCCGCTCGACCTCGCTCCCCCACCCCCGCCCTCGGGCCTGGCCGGCGACGCCATCCGGTTCGCCTACTCCCAGCTGGGCAAGCCGTACCGGTGGGGCGCGGACGGGCCGGGCTCGTACGACTGCTCCGGCCTGACCATGGCCGCCTGGGAGCGCGCCGGGGCCCGGCTGCCGCACAACGCCGCCCGCCAGTGGCGCACCGTGCGCCGGATCGGGCGCGATGATCTCCGCCCCGGCGACCTCGTCTTCTACTACGGCGGCATCAGCCACGTGGCCCTCTACGTCGGCGCCGGCAAGATGATCCACGCACCCAGCGTCGGCG
It encodes:
- a CDS encoding heavy-metal-associated domain-containing protein translates to MSVTNTYAVTGMTCAHCVQAVTGELTQLPGVHEVSVDLPTGTVTVTSDGPLPIDEVRTAVDEAGYELASADA
- a CDS encoding C40 family peptidase, which translates into the protein MLSSAITRAGRVALIAAVLIGASAVPAGADPDAPPSVQELRQRLAAAAHELEVVIEEHNALREDLADTERRRREIGAEKAPVEFAMVERQERIGALAAAAYRSSGNARAVMIAAGGGSDMVERLLTLDVLARDQHRALEDLAESRARYAAMEREAETLAEKQREQQVELTLRKREIEKEIDRLHHLRLASGERVRPLDLAPPPPPSGLAGDAIRFAYSQLGKPYRWGADGPGSYDCSGLTMAAWERAGARLPHNAARQWRTVRRIGRDDLRPGDLVFYYGGISHVALYVGAGKMIHAPSVGENVRIDAVGYQPVHGYGRVVD